One segment of Zonotrichia albicollis isolate bZonAlb1 chromosome 4, bZonAlb1.hap1, whole genome shotgun sequence DNA contains the following:
- the LOC102074878 gene encoding dynein axonemal intermediate chain 7 isoform X2 codes for MLTFVFFSLTANMKFIGKNGKSKKGKAARLRAEALLRAQQEEEARLERERLYRELVERLEAKYEVEKESELAQYNSLAQKFLSAKQWKMDYREQAKWEHYLSCDGAPDPTVPQEINTFMSLWRDEQDQDVQLVMEKGEVVLHLIEKLQFLLLETAPEDITDEKQEQYLQVILQLQDLLHQKYNDATQSLLKIASMYEDSESGNMHTVLKDINVTFCLWANLKMKVRYKDHVFQEAGHAFELPMSLALSSVAVRVLYTRYDHVSPLWVQCQGLPRQEGPATLESAEQPQDTGQGSGEEEEEEGSEEPSVPAAEKTGSKGRKSSASLKETSNNKDDIKETQEETEKNSENLEEPSQEEEAPLQEEAGGGEEAPRVVDLEQLVPVGGVFHISVLRLPPQAQDVGDWIMVELLDVGLEEYPYSPGKAEDGTQEAVQITLRLPDNVIYFEVPVLARWDPAGQWWRTDGISKITYEAEEKRITFSMGGFSTVALLQDAHLNLPYQAWELHPTGVDEGFFTVTAAFATIQIQIKDNQCMLSSVVVEEKEVLSHITGKWMSPVALRAALKRAGVNIFPAEHSPKYVPVPRKGALAEVRAYEQMALLAAAFAFAHSKWNGEAGPEQVVFKVSEHLTAGSAKGSHWSLLMFDGEKVQHLKLTETSEAFSEEVQEESEFHSTLYHMVKEFASSEAMEKVERAGCMFIDSVYQLLLATRVLAYS; via the exons ATGCTgacatttgtttttttctcccttaCTGCAAACATGAAATTCATTGGCAAAAATGGAAAGTCAAAGAAAGGAAAGGCAGCGAGGCTGAGAG CTGAAGCCCTGTTACGAGCTcaacaagaagaagaagcaaGACTTGAAAGGGAGAGACTGTATCGAGAGCTCGTGGAAAGGCTTGAGGCAAAG tatgAAGTAGAGAAGGAGTCTGAACTAGCCCAATATAATTCACTTGCACAGAAGTTTCTTTCTGCAAAGCAGTGGAAAATGGATTACAGAGAACAAGCCAAG TGGGAGCACTACCTGAGCTGTGATGGGGCTCCTGACCCCACTGTGCCTCAGGAAATCAACACTTTCATGAGCTTGTGGCGTGATGAGCAAGATCAGGATGTTCAGCTTGTGATGGAGAAGGGGGAAGTGGTGCTGCAT TTGATTGAGAAGTTGCAGTTTCTTCTGCTGGAGACAGCACCAGAGGACATCACAGACGAAAAACAAGAGCAGTACCTGCAAGTTATTCTGCAATTGCAGGATCTCCTTCACCAGAAATACAACGATGCTACCCAGAGCCTGCTCAAA ATAGCTAGTATGTATGAAGATTCTGAAAGTGGGAATATGCACACAGTCCTAAAGGATATAAATGTTACTTTCTGTCTTTGGGCCAATCTGAAGATGAAAGTAAG GTACAAGGACCACGTGTTCCAGGAGGCGGGGCACGCCTTTGAGCTGCCCAtgtccctggctctgagcagcgTGGCCGTTCGCGTGCTCTACACCCGCTACGACCACGTGTCCCCCCTGTGGgtgcagtgccaggggctgccgAGGCAGGAGGGCCCCGCCACCCTGGAGTCAGCTGAGCAGCCGCAGGACACTGGGCAAGGatcaggagaggaggaggaggaggaaggctcGGAAGAACCCAGCGTGCCTGCTGCAGAGAAAACGGGTTCTAAGGGCAGAAAG AGTTCTGCCTCACTGAAGGAGACCAGCAATAACAAAGATGATATAAAGGAGACACAGGAGGAAACTGAGAAGAATTCAGAAAATTTGGAGGAGCCATCACAAG AGGAGGAGGCCCCGCTGCAGGAGGAGGCGGGAGGCGGAGAAGAGGCGCCGCGAGTTGTGGATTTGGAGCAGCTGGTGCCCGTGGGGGGCGTGTTCCACATCTCTGTCCTGCGGCTGCCGCCCCAGGCCCAGGACGTCGGGGACTGGATCATGGTGGAg CTGCTGGATGTTGGACTGGAGGAGTATCCATATTCCCCAGGAAAGGCTGAAGATGGCACACAGGAAGCAGTACAGATCACCCTGAGGCTCCCTGATAATGTGATTTATTTTGAAGTGCCTGTGCTAGCCCGATGGGATCCTGCAG GCCAATGGTGGAGAACTGATGGCATCAGCAAGATAACCTatgaagcagaagaaaagagGATCACCTTCAGCATGGGTGGCTTTTCTACAGTAGCCCTTCTCCAGGATGCTCACCTGAACCTGCCCTATCAGGCCTGGGAATTGCACCCTACTGGTGTGGATGAAGGATTCTTCACAGTCACTGCAGCCTTTGCAACCATTCAGATACAAATAAAG GATAATCAGTGTATGTTGTCTTCAGTAGTGGTGGAAGAGAAGGAGGTGCTTTCCCACATCACAGGGAAATGGATGAGTCCTGTTGCCCTCAGAGCAGCTTTGAAAAGAGCTGGAGTGAACATTTTCCCAGCAGAGCACTCTCCCAAGtatgtccctgtgcccaggaag GGTGCCCTGGCAGAAGTGAGGGCCTATGAACAgatggctctgctggcagctgcttttgcttttgctcaCAGCAAGTGGAATGGAGAAGCAGGGCCAGAGCAAGTCGTGTTCAAG GTGAGTGAACATCTGACAGCAGGTTCTGCCAAAGGCAGCCATTGGTCTCTTTTGATGTTCGATGGTGAGAAAGTGCAACACCTCAAGCTCACTGAAACCAGTGAAGCTTTTTCAGAAGAGGTGCAAGAAGAGTCTGAATTTCACTCCACACTCTACCATATGGTCAAGGAGTTTGCCAGCAGTGAAGCCATGGAAAAAGTGGAAAGAGCTGGCTGCATGTTCATTGATTCTGTGTATCAGCTGCTCCTTGCTACCAGAGTCTTGGCATACTCTTAA
- the LOC102074878 gene encoding dynein axonemal intermediate chain 7 isoform X7 codes for MLTFVFFSLTANMKFIGKNGKSKKGKAARLRAEALLRAQQEEEARLERERLYRELVERLEAKYEVEKESELAQYNSLAQKFLSAKQWKMDYREQAKWEHYLSCDGAPDPTVPQEINTFMSLWRDEQDQDVQLVMEKGEVVLHLIEKLQFLLLETAPEDITDEKQEQYLQVILQLQDLLHQKYNDATQSLLKIASMYEDSESGNMHTVLKDINVTFCLWANLKMKVRYKDHVFQEAGHAFELPMSLALSSVAVRVLYTRYDHVSPLWVQCQGLPRQEGPATLESAEQPQDTGQGSGEEEEEEGSEEPSVPAAEKTGSKGRKKSSASLKETSNNKDDIKETQEETEKNSENLEEPSQEEEAPLQEEAGGGEEAPRVVDLEQLVPVGGVFHISVLRLPPQAQDVGDWIMVELLDVGLEEYPYSPGKAEDGTQEAVQITLRLPDNVIYFEVPVLARWDPAGQWWRTDGISKITYEAEEKRITFSMGGFSTVALLQDAHLNLPYQAWELHPTGVDEGFFTVTAAFATIQIQIKVSEHLTAGSAKGSHWSLLMFDGEKVQHLKLTETSEAFSEEVQEESEFHSTLYHMVKEFASSEAMEKVERAGCMFIDSVYQLLLATRVLAYS; via the exons ATGCTgacatttgtttttttctcccttaCTGCAAACATGAAATTCATTGGCAAAAATGGAAAGTCAAAGAAAGGAAAGGCAGCGAGGCTGAGAG CTGAAGCCCTGTTACGAGCTcaacaagaagaagaagcaaGACTTGAAAGGGAGAGACTGTATCGAGAGCTCGTGGAAAGGCTTGAGGCAAAG tatgAAGTAGAGAAGGAGTCTGAACTAGCCCAATATAATTCACTTGCACAGAAGTTTCTTTCTGCAAAGCAGTGGAAAATGGATTACAGAGAACAAGCCAAG TGGGAGCACTACCTGAGCTGTGATGGGGCTCCTGACCCCACTGTGCCTCAGGAAATCAACACTTTCATGAGCTTGTGGCGTGATGAGCAAGATCAGGATGTTCAGCTTGTGATGGAGAAGGGGGAAGTGGTGCTGCAT TTGATTGAGAAGTTGCAGTTTCTTCTGCTGGAGACAGCACCAGAGGACATCACAGACGAAAAACAAGAGCAGTACCTGCAAGTTATTCTGCAATTGCAGGATCTCCTTCACCAGAAATACAACGATGCTACCCAGAGCCTGCTCAAA ATAGCTAGTATGTATGAAGATTCTGAAAGTGGGAATATGCACACAGTCCTAAAGGATATAAATGTTACTTTCTGTCTTTGGGCCAATCTGAAGATGAAAGTAAG GTACAAGGACCACGTGTTCCAGGAGGCGGGGCACGCCTTTGAGCTGCCCAtgtccctggctctgagcagcgTGGCCGTTCGCGTGCTCTACACCCGCTACGACCACGTGTCCCCCCTGTGGgtgcagtgccaggggctgccgAGGCAGGAGGGCCCCGCCACCCTGGAGTCAGCTGAGCAGCCGCAGGACACTGGGCAAGGatcaggagaggaggaggaggaggaaggctcGGAAGAACCCAGCGTGCCTGCTGCAGAGAAAACGGGTTCTAAGGGCAGAAAG AAGAGTTCTGCCTCACTGAAGGAGACCAGCAATAACAAAGATGATATAAAGGAGACACAGGAGGAAACTGAGAAGAATTCAGAAAATTTGGAGGAGCCATCACAAG AGGAGGAGGCCCCGCTGCAGGAGGAGGCGGGAGGCGGAGAAGAGGCGCCGCGAGTTGTGGATTTGGAGCAGCTGGTGCCCGTGGGGGGCGTGTTCCACATCTCTGTCCTGCGGCTGCCGCCCCAGGCCCAGGACGTCGGGGACTGGATCATGGTGGAg CTGCTGGATGTTGGACTGGAGGAGTATCCATATTCCCCAGGAAAGGCTGAAGATGGCACACAGGAAGCAGTACAGATCACCCTGAGGCTCCCTGATAATGTGATTTATTTTGAAGTGCCTGTGCTAGCCCGATGGGATCCTGCAG GCCAATGGTGGAGAACTGATGGCATCAGCAAGATAACCTatgaagcagaagaaaagagGATCACCTTCAGCATGGGTGGCTTTTCTACAGTAGCCCTTCTCCAGGATGCTCACCTGAACCTGCCCTATCAGGCCTGGGAATTGCACCCTACTGGTGTGGATGAAGGATTCTTCACAGTCACTGCAGCCTTTGCAACCATTCAGATACAAATAAAG GTGAGTGAACATCTGACAGCAGGTTCTGCCAAAGGCAGCCATTGGTCTCTTTTGATGTTCGATGGTGAGAAAGTGCAACACCTCAAGCTCACTGAAACCAGTGAAGCTTTTTCAGAAGAGGTGCAAGAAGAGTCTGAATTTCACTCCACACTCTACCATATGGTCAAGGAGTTTGCCAGCAGTGAAGCCATGGAAAAAGTGGAAAGAGCTGGCTGCATGTTCATTGATTCTGTGTATCAGCTGCTCCTTGCTACCAGAGTCTTGGCATACTCTTAA